A genomic segment from Sorangium aterium encodes:
- a CDS encoding bifunctional salicylyl-CoA 5-hydroxylase/oxidoreductase — MGGGPSGLYFALLAKQADPRREVVVVERNRPDDTFGFGVVFSDATLDGLADADRPSYDAIRSNLAHWDELHAHFGGRVLVSRGHGFSGLSRRKLLAILGDRARELGVVLRFEEEVTDPAEAVAESDLVVAADGVNSQIRERFADRFGPRIDVRPNRFVWLGTTFPFDAFTFYFEENRHGLFRVHAYRYEPERSTFIVECREETFRRAGLDRASEDETIAYFEELFAEKLQGHRLLKNRSVWRSFPTVHNERWSAGNVVLLGDAAHTAHFSIGSGTKLALEDAIALVDSLQRHRGVPEALAAYEAERKPKVLALQRAAQVSLLWFENTERYMALDPVEFMFSLLTRSLRVTHEGLKARDPAFVREIDAHVARKAEAQAGARLLDGNGAPPPPMFTPFRLRSLVLENRVVVSPMCQYSAADGRIDDWHLVHLGSRALGGAGLVITEMTDVSAEARITPGCAGLYRTGHVEGWRRVVDFIHARSRTKIGVQLAHAGRKGATKLLWEGMDVPLESGAWPLLSASAIPYLAESQVPKAMDRGDMDQVTSDFVQAARRADEAGFDLIELHCAHGYLLASFISPLTNRRDDAYGGPIENRMRYPLEVFDAVRAAWPAEKPMSVRISATDWAPGGLTTNDLIALSTMLREHGADIIHVSAGQTDPCSKPEHGRLFQTPLSELVRLSADVPTIAVGNIQSYADVNSIIAAGRADLCALARAHLYDPYWTRHAAAEQGFDIDWPPQYRSVERYTLRMR, encoded by the coding sequence GTGGGCGGCGGGCCGTCGGGCCTCTATTTCGCCCTCCTGGCAAAGCAGGCAGACCCCCGGCGAGAGGTCGTCGTGGTGGAGCGGAATCGGCCCGATGACACCTTCGGCTTCGGGGTCGTGTTCTCGGACGCGACGCTCGACGGCCTCGCCGACGCGGATCGCCCGAGCTACGACGCGATCCGGAGCAACCTGGCCCACTGGGACGAGCTCCACGCGCACTTCGGCGGCCGTGTCCTCGTCTCGAGGGGGCACGGCTTCAGCGGCCTCTCGCGCCGGAAGCTGCTCGCGATCCTGGGGGACCGGGCGCGGGAGCTCGGCGTCGTCCTGCGCTTCGAGGAGGAGGTGACGGACCCGGCGGAGGCCGTCGCCGAGAGCGACCTCGTTGTCGCGGCCGACGGGGTGAACAGCCAGATCCGGGAGCGATTCGCCGACCGGTTCGGGCCGCGCATCGACGTCCGCCCGAACCGGTTCGTGTGGCTCGGCACGACGTTCCCGTTTGACGCGTTCACCTTCTACTTCGAGGAGAACCGCCACGGCCTCTTCCGGGTCCACGCGTACCGCTACGAGCCGGAGCGCTCGACCTTCATCGTCGAGTGCCGAGAGGAGACCTTCCGGCGGGCTGGCCTCGATCGCGCCAGCGAGGACGAGACGATCGCGTACTTCGAGGAGCTCTTCGCCGAGAAGCTCCAGGGACACCGGCTGCTGAAGAACCGGAGCGTCTGGCGGAGCTTCCCCACGGTGCACAACGAGCGCTGGAGCGCGGGCAACGTGGTGCTGCTCGGGGACGCCGCGCACACGGCGCACTTCTCGATCGGCTCGGGGACGAAGCTCGCGCTCGAGGACGCGATCGCGCTCGTCGACAGCCTCCAGCGGCACCGGGGCGTGCCCGAGGCGCTCGCCGCCTACGAGGCGGAGCGCAAGCCCAAGGTGCTCGCGCTCCAGCGGGCCGCGCAGGTGAGCCTCCTGTGGTTCGAGAACACCGAGCGCTACATGGCGCTCGACCCGGTGGAGTTCATGTTCAGCCTGCTGACGCGGAGCCTGCGGGTGACGCACGAGGGCCTGAAGGCGCGCGACCCGGCGTTCGTGCGCGAGATCGACGCGCACGTGGCGCGCAAGGCGGAAGCGCAGGCGGGGGCACGCCTCCTCGACGGAAATGGGGCGCCTCCGCCGCCGATGTTCACGCCGTTCCGGCTGCGATCGCTCGTGCTGGAGAACCGGGTCGTCGTGTCGCCCATGTGCCAGTACTCGGCCGCGGACGGGCGGATCGACGACTGGCACCTCGTCCACCTCGGCAGCCGGGCGCTCGGAGGGGCAGGGCTCGTCATCACGGAGATGACCGACGTCAGCGCCGAAGCGCGCATCACGCCGGGCTGCGCGGGGCTCTATCGCACCGGCCACGTCGAGGGGTGGCGGCGCGTCGTCGATTTCATCCACGCGCGCTCCCGGACCAAGATCGGCGTCCAGCTGGCCCACGCCGGGCGCAAGGGCGCGACGAAGCTGCTCTGGGAGGGCATGGATGTGCCGCTCGAGAGCGGCGCCTGGCCGCTGCTCAGCGCCTCCGCCATCCCCTACCTCGCCGAGAGCCAGGTCCCGAAGGCGATGGATCGCGGGGACATGGACCAGGTGACCTCGGACTTCGTGCAGGCGGCGAGGCGGGCGGACGAGGCCGGGTTCGACCTCATCGAGCTGCACTGCGCGCACGGCTACCTGCTCGCGAGCTTCATCTCGCCGCTCACGAACAGGCGCGACGACGCGTACGGCGGTCCGATCGAGAACCGGATGCGCTACCCGCTGGAGGTGTTCGACGCCGTGCGGGCCGCGTGGCCGGCGGAGAAGCCGATGAGCGTGCGCATCTCCGCCACCGACTGGGCGCCGGGCGGGCTCACGACAAACGATCTGATCGCGCTCTCGACGATGCTGCGAGAGCACGGCGCCGACATCATCCACGTCTCGGCGGGACAGACGGACCCGTGCAGCAAACCGGAGCACGGCAGGCTGTTCCAGACGCCGCTCTCGGAGCTCGTGCGGCTTTCGGCCGACGTGCCGACGATCGCGGTGGGCAACATCCAGAGCTACGCGGACGTGAACAGCATCATCGCGGCCGGGAGAGCCGACCTGTGCGCGCTCGCGCGGGCGCACCTCTACGACCCGTACTGGACCCGGCACGCCGCCGCGGAGCAGGGCTTCGACATCGACTGGCCACCTCAGTACAGGTCGGTCGAGAGATACACGCTCCGCATGCGGTGA
- a CDS encoding AraC family transcriptional regulator has translation MTSEDVRYRELAPHPLLRGAVQSYSSYEELHTVSTEEHCLLPDANIDLVFNCGDARLEGRDGRLRPLPPVFVIGARDESTRMVSRGLSRVLGVRFHPWHALSLLEHEADVRGCCTIVGSGLHALSQRVGPLLESGDHDAALRLVEGWLLARRRVARRAAATVEAAGLELYASNGGARVGALAERLGLSVRQLERQFKRAAGLSPKVLARLIRFSRATERLELDPGVSLTALAFELGYADQAHFIREFRAFTSMSPGAYAGEVRRRWPRDGSGRGAPRGEDTRA, from the coding sequence ATGACGTCAGAGGACGTCCGCTACCGCGAGCTTGCGCCACACCCGCTTTTGCGCGGTGCGGTGCAGAGTTATTCCTCTTACGAGGAGCTACATACGGTGAGCACGGAGGAGCACTGCCTCCTGCCGGACGCCAACATCGACCTCGTCTTCAACTGCGGCGATGCGCGCCTCGAGGGGCGCGATGGACGCCTGCGTCCCTTGCCGCCCGTCTTCGTCATCGGCGCGCGGGACGAATCCACCCGGATGGTGTCCCGGGGCCTGTCGCGCGTGCTCGGCGTCCGGTTTCACCCGTGGCACGCCCTCTCCTTGCTCGAGCACGAGGCCGACGTGCGCGGATGCTGCACGATCGTGGGATCGGGCCTGCATGCGCTCTCCCAGCGTGTCGGCCCGCTCCTCGAGAGCGGCGACCACGACGCCGCGCTCCGGCTGGTCGAGGGGTGGCTGCTCGCGCGGCGCCGCGTGGCCCGCCGGGCCGCGGCCACGGTGGAGGCGGCGGGCCTCGAGCTGTACGCGAGCAACGGGGGCGCGCGCGTCGGCGCGCTCGCCGAGCGGCTCGGGCTGTCGGTCCGGCAGCTCGAGCGGCAGTTCAAGCGCGCCGCTGGGCTGTCCCCCAAGGTGCTCGCGCGGCTCATCCGTTTCTCCCGGGCCACCGAGCGCCTCGAGCTCGACCCGGGCGTGAGCCTCACGGCGCTCGCCTTCGAGCTCGGCTATGCGGATCAGGCGCACTTCATCCGGGAGTTCCGCGCCTTCACGAGCATGAGCCCCGGCGCGTACGCCGGCGAGGTGCGGCGCCGCTGGCCGCGCGACGGCAGCGGGAGAGGCGCTCCTCGAGGGGAAGACACGCGCGCTTGA
- a CDS encoding MerR family transcriptional regulator, whose amino-acid sequence MRSAPLKVGDLARQTGLSVRTLHYYEEIGLLVPSHRTASGHRMYSVGDVARLQQIKSLRELGFSLEQIAACLDQPGFSPLQTIELHLSRLREQIALEQRLCTRLEGLAHVLRSGEDVSVEQLLQTIEVMTMSEKYYTPEQLEELKQRAEAMGPEKMREAESAWKQIYDDMRAEMQKGSDPKSEPVQQIVKRMRELIDAFTGKNPGIERALNTMYREDPSVRTQHGNDPALHEFIGKAMS is encoded by the coding sequence ATGCGTTCAGCACCGTTGAAAGTCGGCGATCTCGCCCGGCAGACCGGCCTCTCCGTCCGCACGCTCCACTATTACGAGGAGATCGGCCTGCTCGTCCCGTCGCATCGCACCGCGTCGGGGCACCGGATGTACTCGGTGGGCGACGTCGCCCGGCTCCAGCAGATCAAGTCGTTGCGCGAGCTCGGCTTCAGCCTGGAGCAGATCGCCGCGTGCCTGGACCAGCCGGGGTTCTCTCCGCTCCAGACCATCGAGCTCCACCTGTCGCGGCTGCGCGAGCAGATCGCGCTGGAGCAGCGGCTCTGCACGCGGCTCGAGGGCCTGGCCCATGTCCTGCGGTCGGGAGAGGACGTCTCTGTGGAGCAGCTCCTTCAAACCATCGAGGTGATGACCATGAGCGAGAAATACTACACTCCAGAGCAGCTCGAGGAGCTCAAGCAGCGCGCGGAGGCGATGGGCCCCGAGAAGATGCGTGAGGCCGAGTCGGCGTGGAAGCAGATCTACGACGACATGCGGGCGGAGATGCAGAAGGGCTCCGACCCGAAGAGCGAGCCGGTGCAGCAGATCGTGAAGCGCATGCGGGAGCTCATCGACGCGTTCACGGGGAAGAACCCCGGCATCGAGAGAGCGCTCAACACGATGTACCGGGAGGATCCGTCGGTGAGGACGCAACACGGGAATGATCCGGCGCTGCACGAGTTCATCGGCAAGGCGATGAGCTAG
- a CDS encoding diacylglycerol/lipid kinase family protein — protein sequence MRPLLIVNPRSSGGKTGRLFDEMLTPIRRILGDVDIVRTERPRHAADLSREAALGGRETVVAVGGDGSISEVVNGLMQARDRGASGTRLGIIGAGTGSDLCKTLKLTRRLDSFCTAIASGHTRRLDVGRLSYETRDGQRADAFFVNVLSTGMSGIVVSLVNQSSRVLGNTLAYTMASLQGLVRSRVGRVRCVATLRGERREEEISTRMLGICNGRFFGAGMQLAPMAKLDDGVFDVIDLGSAPHLRFAAVSTGMYTGSHIRHRDVRHFQCDSIELTLLNRDVEQAFFLDVDGEPLGKLPIKVTLEPKAIEVLAPGD from the coding sequence ATGCGCCCCCTCCTCATCGTGAATCCCCGGTCCAGCGGCGGAAAGACGGGCAGGCTCTTCGACGAGATGCTGACGCCCATCCGCCGCATCCTCGGCGACGTCGACATCGTGCGCACGGAGCGCCCGCGCCACGCCGCCGATCTCTCGCGCGAAGCCGCGCTCGGCGGGCGCGAGACCGTCGTGGCGGTCGGCGGGGACGGCAGCATCAGCGAGGTGGTGAACGGCCTCATGCAGGCGAGGGACCGGGGCGCCAGCGGCACGCGGCTCGGGATCATCGGCGCGGGCACCGGCAGCGATCTCTGCAAGACGTTGAAGCTCACCCGCCGGCTCGACAGCTTTTGCACCGCGATCGCGAGCGGCCACACGCGTCGGCTCGACGTGGGCCGCCTCTCGTACGAGACGCGCGACGGCCAGCGGGCCGATGCGTTCTTCGTCAACGTCCTCTCCACGGGGATGAGCGGCATCGTGGTCTCGCTCGTCAACCAGTCGTCGCGGGTGCTCGGCAACACGCTCGCCTACACGATGGCGTCGCTCCAGGGCCTCGTCCGCAGCCGCGTCGGCCGGGTGCGCTGCGTGGCGACGCTGCGCGGGGAGCGCCGCGAAGAGGAGATCTCGACGCGCATGCTGGGCATCTGCAACGGCCGCTTCTTCGGCGCGGGCATGCAGCTCGCGCCGATGGCGAAGCTCGACGACGGCGTGTTCGACGTCATCGACCTGGGCAGCGCGCCCCACCTCCGCTTCGCGGCCGTGTCGACCGGCATGTACACGGGCTCGCACATCCGCCATCGGGACGTGCGCCACTTCCAGTGCGATAGCATCGAGCTGACGCTCCTGAACCGCGACGTCGAGCAGGCGTTCTTCCTCGACGTGGACGGCGAGCCGCTCGGGAAGCTGCCGATCAAGGTCACGCTGGAGCCGAAGGCGATCGAGGTGCTGGCGCCGGGCGATTGA
- a CDS encoding MFS transporter, producing the protein MTSTVHRHPGAGLRPGALFFLQATAFLSAVGTGLVAPVIPFLAARFDGDPAHVASAVGLLSASYSLCAFFSAPALGALSDAIGRRPVLLLSLVGSAAGHALFGFADALPLLFLGRVIDGITAGNVATLFAYLGDASPVEQRARYFGRVGAMFGAGLIAGPALGGLALKLGLRAPFFLAAILTALNAAGSYVFLTESLDPEHRARAVPWRRLNPFSQLAGLLRLEHLRPLLAVGVLCTAAFVALQATFALLAKDRLGWGADAVSFTVIAVGVTDVCVQGILLERLAKRLGDSRVLALGLALVGLALVTMALVATLPAEPAFIAAIVAFAGGEGLITTSFSALLSRLAGPAAQGQAQGGNQALQELAYVIVPLVATQLYARAGAGAPFWAAAVAAALAGMLLRTRVVEAPTAGGEE; encoded by the coding sequence ATGACGAGCACCGTCCACCGCCATCCCGGCGCGGGTCTGCGCCCCGGGGCGCTCTTCTTCCTTCAAGCCACGGCTTTCCTGAGCGCGGTCGGCACCGGGCTGGTCGCCCCGGTGATCCCCTTCCTTGCTGCGCGGTTCGACGGCGATCCTGCCCATGTGGCTTCGGCGGTCGGCCTGCTGAGCGCGTCCTATTCGCTCTGCGCCTTCTTCTCCGCGCCGGCGCTCGGGGCGCTGAGCGACGCGATCGGCCGCCGCCCGGTGCTCCTGCTCAGCCTCGTGGGCTCCGCGGCCGGCCATGCCTTGTTCGGCTTCGCCGACGCCCTTCCGCTCCTGTTCCTCGGGCGTGTGATCGACGGCATCACGGCGGGCAACGTGGCCACGCTGTTCGCGTACCTGGGCGACGCGTCGCCGGTCGAGCAGCGCGCGCGGTACTTCGGGCGGGTGGGCGCGATGTTCGGCGCGGGGTTGATCGCCGGCCCGGCGCTCGGCGGCCTGGCCCTGAAGCTCGGCCTGAGAGCGCCGTTCTTCCTTGCGGCCATTCTCACCGCCTTGAACGCCGCAGGGAGCTACGTGTTCCTCACGGAGAGCCTCGACCCCGAGCACCGGGCCCGCGCGGTGCCGTGGCGAAGGCTCAACCCCTTCTCTCAGCTCGCCGGTCTGCTCCGCCTGGAGCACCTCCGTCCGCTCCTGGCCGTGGGCGTGCTCTGCACAGCGGCCTTCGTCGCCCTCCAGGCGACGTTCGCGCTCCTGGCCAAGGACCGGCTCGGATGGGGCGCCGACGCGGTGAGCTTCACCGTCATCGCGGTCGGCGTCACGGACGTGTGCGTCCAGGGGATCTTGCTGGAGCGCCTCGCAAAGCGCCTCGGGGATTCACGCGTGCTGGCGCTGGGCCTCGCCCTCGTCGGCCTTGCCCTCGTGACCATGGCGCTCGTCGCCACCCTGCCCGCGGAGCCGGCGTTCATCGCGGCCATCGTGGCCTTCGCGGGCGGCGAGGGCCTGATCACCACGTCCTTCTCCGCTCTCCTGTCGCGCCTCGCCGGGCCTGCCGCGCAGGGACAGGCGCAGGGTGGCAACCAGGCGCTCCAGGAGCTTGCCTACGTGATCGTTCCGCTCGTCGCCACCCAGCTTTACGCGCGGGCCGGCGCGGGTGCGCCGTTCTGGGCAGCGGCGGTCGCCGCGGCGCTCGCTGGCATGCTCCTCCGGACGCGCGTCGTCGAGGCCCCCACCGCCGGCGGCGAGGAGTGA
- a CDS encoding ketopantoate reductase family protein, whose protein sequence is MSFIDSPAELAAGTSVAPASSAPRLLVVGCGGIGGIIAAYLFEQGHDVTAFTTNPLIADAINVGGFRVRGEASPGTVGGRAVRELGQDTRPFDYILLATQPPQVEEAARNAVAHLAPTGAMICLQNGLCEERVTRIAGPERTFGGIVAWGASMVEPGVYDRTSSGGFVLGRLDGASDPRLDELARILEAIGPTTVTDNLAGARWSKLAINCAISSLGTVGGDRLGALLRHRFVRRLALEIMTETVQVSRAIGVRLEKVAGTLDLDWIALTDAERSAVGSPGLFAKHALLLAVGARFRRMRSSMLAAIERGRPPAVDFLNGEVIERGAALGIATPINAAIREEVLAIAAGKRKPSLTLLRAFFDRTRELVGAPSSIRPPPPAEPPAVAPPPAAPPVEPLMAPAHDPPATATSAQADASGEPSMPAANVQSDLGSA, encoded by the coding sequence ATGAGCTTCATCGATTCACCTGCCGAGCTTGCCGCGGGCACCTCCGTGGCCCCCGCTTCCTCCGCCCCCCGGCTGCTCGTCGTCGGTTGCGGCGGCATCGGCGGCATCATCGCCGCGTACCTCTTCGAGCAGGGCCACGACGTCACCGCCTTCACGACGAACCCGCTCATCGCGGACGCCATCAACGTCGGCGGCTTCCGGGTGCGCGGCGAGGCGAGCCCTGGCACGGTCGGGGGCCGCGCGGTGCGGGAGCTCGGCCAGGATACCCGCCCGTTCGACTACATCCTCCTGGCGACGCAGCCGCCGCAGGTCGAGGAGGCTGCGCGGAACGCGGTCGCGCACCTCGCCCCGACGGGCGCCATGATCTGCCTCCAGAACGGCCTCTGCGAGGAGCGCGTCACGCGCATCGCCGGCCCGGAGCGCACCTTCGGGGGGATCGTCGCGTGGGGCGCCTCGATGGTGGAGCCCGGCGTGTACGACCGCACCTCGAGCGGCGGCTTCGTCCTCGGCCGGCTCGACGGCGCGAGCGACCCGCGCCTCGACGAGCTCGCGCGCATCCTCGAGGCGATCGGACCGACCACCGTGACGGACAACCTCGCCGGCGCGCGCTGGTCGAAGCTCGCCATCAACTGCGCCATCTCGTCGCTCGGCACCGTCGGCGGCGATCGCCTCGGCGCGCTGCTCAGGCACCGCTTCGTCCGCCGCCTCGCGCTGGAGATCATGACCGAGACCGTGCAGGTCTCGCGCGCGATCGGCGTGCGCCTCGAGAAGGTCGCAGGGACGCTCGACCTCGACTGGATCGCGCTCACGGACGCCGAGCGCTCCGCCGTGGGCTCGCCGGGGCTCTTCGCGAAGCACGCGCTGCTCCTCGCGGTGGGCGCGCGCTTCCGCCGCATGCGCTCCTCGATGCTCGCCGCCATCGAGCGAGGCCGCCCGCCGGCCGTCGACTTCCTGAACGGCGAGGTCATCGAGCGCGGCGCGGCGCTCGGCATCGCGACGCCGATCAACGCAGCGATCCGCGAGGAGGTGCTCGCGATCGCGGCGGGCAAGCGCAAGCCGAGCCTCACGCTGCTGCGCGCGTTCTTCGACCGGACGCGCGAGCTCGTGGGCGCGCCGTCGTCCATCCGGCCCCCGCCGCCGGCGGAGCCGCCCGCGGTCGCGCCGCCGCCTGCAGCCCCGCCGGTTGAGCCGCTCATGGCCCCAGCGCATGATCCGCCCGCGACCGCAACGAGCGCCCAGGCGGACGCGTCGGGCGAGCCGTCCATGCCAGCAGCGAACGTCCAGAGCGATCTTGGAAGCGCGTAG
- a CDS encoding YihY/virulence factor BrkB family protein, which yields MHLPGREIPWKVFLHEISQEFVKDKIDTVAAGLAFFGVLSMFPFLLFAVALAGLVIDPADSARLMSELYQVAPPAVATILGERLQALTGGQSPALLTVGALGAVWAASGGVTALMDALNSAYGVEDSRSYLKRRGIALLVTIGGAVLLTVASAIAVATPALAAHLGPFATPVLWLRMPVSALIVMAVLATLYYLLPDVEQKFKFITPGSVVAVVIWVIASLGFSFYVSRFGSYEVSYGALGGVIILLLWMWISSMAVLLGAEINAIIEHRSPEGKRTGAKDASDTGADLPKTAKEEAQNAAVTTGLAHAPRDESSGGDAALPHPVGSRRSELHRGRA from the coding sequence ATGCACCTGCCCGGAAGAGAGATCCCCTGGAAGGTTTTCCTGCACGAGATCTCGCAGGAATTCGTCAAGGACAAGATCGACACCGTCGCTGCTGGACTGGCGTTCTTCGGTGTCCTCTCGATGTTCCCGTTCCTGCTCTTCGCGGTCGCCCTCGCCGGCCTGGTCATCGACCCTGCCGATTCCGCGAGGCTGATGAGCGAACTGTACCAGGTGGCCCCGCCTGCCGTGGCCACCATCCTGGGCGAGCGCCTTCAGGCGCTCACCGGAGGCCAGAGCCCGGCGCTCCTGACCGTCGGCGCCCTCGGCGCGGTCTGGGCCGCCTCGGGAGGCGTCACCGCGCTGATGGACGCGCTCAACTCCGCCTACGGCGTCGAGGACAGCCGGTCGTACCTCAAGCGCCGCGGCATCGCCCTGCTTGTCACCATCGGCGGCGCCGTCCTGCTGACGGTCGCCTCGGCGATCGCGGTCGCCACACCAGCGCTCGCCGCGCACCTCGGCCCCTTCGCGACGCCCGTCCTCTGGCTGCGCATGCCGGTGTCGGCGCTCATCGTGATGGCGGTCCTGGCGACCCTCTATTACTTGCTCCCCGACGTCGAGCAGAAGTTCAAGTTCATCACCCCGGGGTCGGTCGTGGCGGTCGTCATCTGGGTCATCGCGTCGCTCGGCTTCTCCTTTTACGTCAGCCGCTTCGGCAGCTACGAGGTGAGCTACGGCGCGCTGGGCGGCGTCATCATCCTCCTCCTCTGGATGTGGATCTCGTCGATGGCGGTGCTCCTCGGGGCCGAGATCAACGCCATCATCGAGCACCGCTCGCCCGAGGGGAAGCGCACGGGCGCCAAGGACGCCAGCGATACGGGGGCGGATCTGCCCAAGACCGCGAAGGAAGAGGCGCAGAATGCCGCGGTCACGACGGGCCTCGCGCACGCCCCGCGCGACGAGAGCTCGGGCGGCGACGCGGCGCTCCCCCACCCCGTCGGCTCGCGCCGCTCGGAGCTCCATCGAGGGAGGGCATAG
- a CDS encoding AAA family ATPase, whose protein sequence is MALDAFNLLVGVSGAGKTRIVRAIEQVRAVALGEKEEDELIDAIRGASFAIGFEHEGLTYRWEAELEPRVGRGAEEHGALHAEEPPLIRTERVLEGDRAIVERSPERFLLNGHALPKLDRAQSAIGVLKEDSLMAPLYKAFSRCIPRSALETLPSHGITTETHFEKRRGNYQSAADLGADFTLPLHHKAELLQEVFPEAFAEIEEAFREAFPTVERLKVQRYYPLGPEASKESRGTYNLALAAAESGVASWIFFYDMSSGMQRYLSFLIHLSFAPPGTVVLIDELESSLGVNCLPAVTRFLLSRAPYLQLVLTSHHPYIIEQIPPRHWKIVTRKGSRVRVLDAEKIPAMAQDRSHLDRFTRLINLPEYEHGVQG, encoded by the coding sequence ATGGCGCTCGATGCGTTCAACCTGCTGGTCGGCGTGTCCGGGGCGGGCAAGACGCGGATTGTACGGGCGATCGAACAGGTCCGCGCCGTCGCGCTCGGAGAGAAGGAAGAAGATGAGCTGATCGACGCGATCCGCGGGGCCAGCTTCGCGATCGGCTTCGAGCACGAAGGGCTCACGTACCGCTGGGAAGCCGAGCTGGAGCCGCGCGTCGGGCGAGGGGCAGAAGAGCACGGCGCGCTGCACGCTGAGGAGCCGCCCCTCATCCGGACCGAGCGCGTCCTCGAGGGGGACCGGGCCATCGTGGAACGCTCGCCTGAGCGCTTCCTTCTGAATGGCCATGCACTCCCGAAGCTGGACCGTGCGCAGAGTGCGATTGGCGTCCTCAAGGAGGACTCGCTGATGGCTCCGCTTTACAAGGCCTTTTCGCGCTGTATTCCTCGATCAGCGCTCGAAACATTGCCGAGCCACGGAATTACGACGGAGACTCACTTCGAGAAGCGGCGGGGCAACTACCAATCCGCGGCAGATCTCGGTGCGGACTTCACGCTGCCGCTGCACCATAAGGCCGAGCTTCTCCAGGAGGTGTTCCCAGAGGCGTTCGCCGAGATAGAAGAGGCGTTCCGGGAAGCGTTTCCCACGGTCGAGAGGCTCAAGGTCCAGCGCTATTACCCTTTGGGCCCCGAGGCGAGCAAAGAGTCAAGGGGTACCTACAACCTCGCGCTCGCGGCAGCCGAGTCGGGCGTCGCTAGCTGGATCTTCTTTTACGACATGTCCTCTGGCATGCAGCGTTACCTCTCCTTCCTTATCCACCTCTCGTTCGCTCCACCAGGCACGGTGGTGCTCATCGATGAGCTGGAGTCGAGCCTCGGCGTCAACTGCCTGCCCGCAGTAACGCGCTTCCTCCTGAGCCGGGCGCCGTACCTCCAGCTCGTCCTGACCAGCCACCACCCCTACATCATCGAGCAAATCCCGCCAAGACACTGGAAGATCGTCACCCGTAAGGGCAGTCGCGTGCGGGTCCTCGACGCCGAGAAGATCCCGGCGATGGCGCAGGATCGCTCGCACCTCGACCGCTTCACGCGCCTCATCAACCTCCCGGAGTACGAGCACGGAGTCCAGGGATGA